From Quercus lobata isolate SW786 chromosome 11, ValleyOak3.0 Primary Assembly, whole genome shotgun sequence:
CTGCATTCtcatttatcaataaaatttcattgaaatccctCAGGCATAACCATGGGAGTTGGAACTAATTATTGAGAAAAGCTAATAGTTGCCATGATTCGTAACTTCGGTGGGTTTCTAGATGCCCATAAAAGCCGGTAATTCTCCAATAGAAATTACTGTCATGCTCCTTGATCACTACGTCAATATGGTTCTTTGAATAGCTTTTGATTTCAAGGTCGACTTCTCTAGCCCATAGGAGAGCAAGCCCTCCACTTCGGCCAATACAAGGAACAATAAGGCCATTTGCTAAGCCCAGCATATTTCTTATTCTCTCTATACGtctattttttgcttttgtctCTATGAGGAAGACGACTTTGGAACTGTAGCGCCGCACCAAATCCTATAGTGCTTTAACTGACCGGGGGTTCCCAAGTCCCTGGCAGTTCCAGCTTATGGGATTCATGGCTCTTGGTGGTGCTACTCTGCAGCTATCACCGATCTCTCCTCAGACTCTATCTGGTTTGTGTTAACTGTTGTGCATCTCCTTTTTTGCAAAATGACTTTCTCCTCTTCGTCAGATATGAGCTTCCCCACCCTTTTTGTCCCCACAGTTATTAATTCAGTATCAGATTGtggacttttattttttccatgcTCCATTGCTATCTTTTTCCAATGGGCTTTggtctttacttttttttttttcaaccataGGGCCTGTAGGATCTACCTTAGTTGTATTTCCCCCACTTATGTTAAAGCTTGGCTTCATTGGGCTAGTAACTTCCATTGGGTCCTTTCAGATTGGGCTTGTTGGCCCACTAAAGAGAACGCATCATTTGCctccttttcaattttgaaactttgCGGGAGACCAAATGGAGGAGCATTAGCAACATCACATGCCTCTAACACATGCCTTGGAACATGATCCAAACGTGTGGAGTAGTCCCATCCATCCAGGGCTTTCTCTGGCTGGTCCCCATTGCTACAGGTGATGTCATGCCCCTTCCATTGTTCTGTTTTTTCCCTCTTCGGCTACCTTCGATGCCTGAGTTGCTTCCTCCACAGTAAGTTACAGAGGCATATGAGTTCTTTGCTGTGGTTTGAATGTTTTCTTCAACCCTGTCCTCATTACCATCATTTTTACCCCTACTACTTGTAGACCTTGATCTATCGACACCTATTTTAGAGTTTCCTTGAGCTCGGAGCCAATCACCATATTGGTTGGATGAGCTTTGGTTGTTTGGAATTTCTTGACAGTGTCTATCATTATGCCCAAGTCTACTGCAATGAAAACAAAAGGTTGGAAGCCTTTCATACCTGAAACTCACCCAAAATTTCTCTCCTTCCACGCTGGCTATTTTTCCTCCACACCTAAGAGGCTTATCCAATTGAAGATCCACTCTGACTCTTATGAATTTGGCTTGATCTGATTGCCTTGCTCACCGATCGGTTTCTATAAATCTCCCTAGGCTATTGCCTAGGTCTCTACACATTTCCTCAGACATGTGCTCCAAAGTGAGTCCCCAAATTTGAACCCAGAAGGGGGAATGGGTAAAAGTGATATTTGTGCTTGATAGGCCTCATCTCCATCTATACAACAACAAGAGGTTGTTGTCAAAATTCCATGACCCATTCATTTCTATCCATTTTAACTGATATTTGGAGTTGAATTTGAAATGGCGAGAGAAGAAGGAGGGAAGACTTGGCTCCAAGACAAGAGAGATGGGCTCCTACAGGGGAGAGAGATTTTacttttatctcattttttttttttttggtttttcatagtgttttttcaaaactttcaactaaatattaattactGTTTATGATAGGTGGACCCATGGTGGGGTGAATCGTTGGTCCaaaaaattttttcaaagtgttAATATTTGAACTTAAACTAGGGAACTTTTAGTTAAACTCAAGACAGCCATTTGAAACCAAATATCCAACACTTGGCCAACGCGTTACTATTATCTCATTTTTGAAATATGGAAAAACCAAAAGGTTATAATATCTTATTATATCCAGCAAAGACTGCCAACTTCTGTAATGTGTACTATTTGGTGTTTGGAAGAAAAAAGTTCTAGAATAACTTTATTTTAggaattaaaaattagattaataATGATTGATTACTAAACCAGCTGGGCCGTTTCAATTATGACCCCCAAAATGGTCCCACCTTGTATTATCGATCTGGTACCCATGTGTGAATGATTTGTGACATCTGCACCGTCACATTTTCGACCGTTGCACGTAAAGCAACCCAATCCAACGGTTCACATTGctttcatatttcaaaaaagaagaCACCCCAACTAACATGTTCGCCAGTGATTCGATGACAACTGTACCCTTAGTGGCAAAGCATCAAAACGTGTTTCTAGCGTGAGTTGTCCGTGATTTACGTAGTGGCATTCTCGTACTTTCACTTTTAATTCCCCTCCTATAAATACAACTCCAACGTTAGTGCTtcttcaaaacaaacacaaagtaCCAAACTCTACTAAACTATACcaaactctcttttctttccataGTGGTATTCTCGTAATTTACGAAGCTTTTAGTCTTTGAAATGGCTCACTCCTCAAGCATTGTGATTCTTTTGCTTGCAATGTTGGTGGTCTCCGCCATAGCTCAATCTCCGGCGTCTTCTCCGGTGGCTTCTCCAAAGAAATCTCCGGCGTTGTCTCCTCATGCCTCTGCGCCTTCTCCGGCCACCGTGAAGTCTCCTCCATCGCCTTCTCCGGTGACTACTCCCTCATCGATCTCCGGGCCACCATCTGAAGCACCTGCTCCCGCACAGAACGGTGCCGTTTCGAACAGTTTCGCTCTCGCCGGATCTGTGGCTGTTGTGGCGTTTGCTGGGTTTTTAGTGATGTAGAAGAATGGGGTTTATGGATTGttaagtattatttattttttatttgtgtaattaattttatttgtttcggCTGTTTATTTGAGATTgtttgatgagagagagagagagagagagtttggatATTGATTGGACTTTGTACTGCAAACTCGATTTTAAATTACAGATTCATTGCAAGCTTGCAGTTCTTTTTACGTTTTTAATTTTCGaaatttccttttgattttaagactgatatttttttcaaaatttttttaaaagaagaatataacaaattatgcacagtagtttttttaaaatttttttattgagataAAAATGTGAAGCTCTTTTATGGATACGAGCGCCTTACaacttatatatatagtgaTTATAATGCAAAAAATGCGCAACAGTACTGTAGCtaaaataacctcaaataatccccaaaacacaaaacaaaaaaccttaaatccaatttttacacattttacacAATAGAATTTTAGGTTGAAATAACCTCAAATAAACCCCAAAACGCCGTAGATTTTCAGGCTGAAATAACCTCAAATATAGAGTGGACTTATAAGGCAAAAAATGCGCAACGGTACTGTAGCtaaaataacctcaaataatccccaaaacacaaaacaaaaaaccttaaatccaatttttacacattttacacACAATAGAATTTTAGGCTGAAATAacctcaaaacaaaaacaaaacaaaaaaccttagCTGTGGCGCAACGGTACTGTAGCtaaaataacctcaaataaatccccaaaacacaaaacaaaaaaccttaaatccaatttttacacattttacacACAATAGAATTTTAGGCTGAAATAacctcaaaacaaaaacaaaacaaaaaaccttagCTGTGGGGCTATTTGGTATGAGATTTTGAGCAATaactttaagtttttaaataacattacacgttttttcacacattttttcatccacacgtatttttaaaaaagacaaaacttaggtacagtattttTGATGTTGTTTCTTAGATTcctcttttaaaatttagtcatgtaattacttaactaaaaaatatacttctatcccataaaaaaaaattcacatgacagaatcttaaaaCGAGAATCTAAAAAACAGTACCTAAATACTATACCTAAGTCttactcttttaaaaaatacaaacaacattaccaaatgtCCTAGAATTTCAGTCCTTTCAACCTGTGTCTTTCAGGGTACAATTACATTAGGAATGAGCAACTTGATTTGCACCCTGCACTACATGATTTAAGGTATGACGCATTCCACGCCTAAAATTGGGGGAAATGGCGAGAATCATGGAGTAAAAGATTAAAGagtttatataataataataataaaccccCGGATGTCATCAATCATTATGCTGGCATGAGACAAAATCTCAAATACTCCTTTACTATTTGTATTATGGGGATATTGAATGCTAACTTAAGCATGGGAGAAATTTTGGCCTACACTATATGGGTATCACTCCGAGTTTGCCTTCACATCATCAGTATTATTatgcaaattaaaataaattagggATTTACATACTTGCCTTTGAATTAGTTTATTAGATGAAAATTTATTTGCTAAAATGTTGATGAATTAGTTTATTACATACTTGCCTTTGAATTAgtttaaaaaactattaaactaaaatataaacaataaaactCACT
This genomic window contains:
- the LOC115967572 gene encoding classical arabinogalactan protein 1-like, with amino-acid sequence MAHSSSIVILLLAMLVVSAIAQSPASSPVASPKKSPALSPHASAPSPATVKSPPSPSPVTTPSSISGPPSEAPAPAQNGAVSNSFALAGSVAVVAFAGFLVM